Proteins encoded together in one Acipenser ruthenus chromosome 22, fAciRut3.2 maternal haplotype, whole genome shotgun sequence window:
- the LOC117431358 gene encoding uncharacterized protein LOC117431358, producing the protein MASEPQAHAAMGLAPERERLSALGLSTAVISTIQSARAPSTRSQYTYKWQLFQSWCLAEGHDPVSCPMAVILQFLQKLLDEGKSPSTLKVYLAAISACHVRIDGLSPGCHFLASQFLKGARRLRPPRTTSLPSWSLDVVLEALAKAPFEPLHSVDMKLISIKTAFLLAVVSAKRVSELHALSVHPSCTRFAGDGSKVSMRPNPAFLPKVISPFHMNQSVELMAFHPPFSSPEEERLHMLCPVRALRCYIDRTRTVRQTEQLFICHGSRSLGQPLSKQRLSHWIVDAIKLAYESAGLPPPGQLKAHSTRGMATSWALFRGVPVSDICAAASWATPHTFMRFYRLNVLESSAPSFGASVLHSMTPQVADV; encoded by the coding sequence atggcatccgaaccccaagctcatgcagctatgggcttggcccctgagcgggagcgcctgtcagccttagggctttcgacggcggttatatcgaccattcaaagtGCGAGGGCGCCCTCcactcggtcgcaatatacgtataagtggcaattatttcagagttggtgtctggctgagggccatgacccggtctcctgccctatggcagtgatattacagtttctgcagaagctgttagacgagggtaagtctccctctacacttaaagtgtatttggccgctatttcggcttgccacgtacgcattgacgggttatcacctggttgccattttttggcatctcagtttctgaaaggcgcaaggcgcttgcggcctccaagaacgaccagtttaccgtcgtggagccttgatgtggtgctggaagcccttgccaaggcgccgtttgagcctctccacagcgtggatatgaagctcatatctattaagactgcgtttttgctggctgtggtatcagcaaaacgcgtgagcgagttacatgcactgtcagtgcatccttcttgtactcgttttgcaggagacggttctaaggtctccatgcgccctaatccggcctttttaccaaaggttatatccccgttccacatgaaccagtcagtcgagttgatggcgttccatcctcctttttcttccccagaggaagagcggttacacatgctctgccctgtgagggcattgaggtgttatattgaccgcacaaggactgtgaggcagacagaacagttgttcatatgccatggttctagatctttgggtcagccgctgtctaaacagcgcctttcccactggatagtggatgctattaaattagcgtatgaatctgcaggccttcctccaccagggcagttgaaggcgcattctaccaggggtatggcgacatcctgggccctctttcgaggggtgccggtgtctgatatttgcgcggcagccagttgggctacgccgcatactttcatgaggttttacaggctaaatgtgctggaatcctctgctccgtcatttggagcatctgtgttgcactctatgacgcctcaggttgcggacgtctag